The following coding sequences lie in one Leptospira saintgironsiae genomic window:
- a CDS encoding BolA family protein — MQDMFIEMERLLRNGLSPSELRIEDFSEQHAGHSGNPSRKKRGTHIRIFITSPDFQGKSLLEQHRSVYQIMDPFLKEWGVHALELKTSIP; from the coding sequence ATGCAAGATATGTTTATTGAAATGGAAAGACTTTTGAGAAATGGACTTTCCCCCTCTGAATTAAGAATAGAGGATTTTTCAGAACAGCATGCAGGCCATTCTGGGAACCCTAGTCGTAAAAAAAGAGGAACTCATATCAGGATCTTTATTACTAGTCCTGATTTCCAGGGAAAATCACTTTTGGAACAACATCGCTCCGTTTACCAGATCATGGACCCATTCCTAAAAGAATGGGGTGTCCATGCTTTGGAATTAAAGACTTCTATCCCTTAG
- a CDS encoding ABC transporter ATP-binding protein: MNKALEIKNLVKTYAGGVQALKGIDLTVDEGDFFALLGPNGAGKSTTIGILSSLVNKTSGEVKIYGADIDTELTLAKSYIGVVPQEFNFNIFERVEQIVANQGGYYGLSRKIAIERTQNYLSQLGLYEKRKEGAGRLSGGMKRRLMIARALVHNPKVLILDEPTAGVDIEFRRSLWDFLVKLNESGITIILTTHYLEEAENLCKKIAIIDQGKIVENTSMKELLVKLDSQTFVLDLKQPISSPIDLNGFHLNKVDDLTLEVDIGKDNSLNELFRLLDKSGIQISSMRNKSNRLEELFLKLVEKKL; the protein is encoded by the coding sequence ATGAACAAAGCCTTAGAGATAAAAAATTTGGTGAAGACCTATGCCGGAGGGGTGCAGGCCTTAAAAGGAATTGATCTGACCGTGGACGAAGGGGACTTTTTTGCCCTTTTAGGTCCTAACGGTGCGGGGAAGTCCACTACGATCGGAATTTTAAGTTCCTTAGTAAATAAAACTTCTGGAGAAGTGAAAATTTACGGAGCGGACATAGACACAGAACTCACATTAGCGAAATCTTATATAGGTGTAGTTCCGCAAGAATTCAATTTTAATATATTCGAAAGAGTAGAACAGATTGTCGCAAACCAGGGAGGATATTATGGTCTTTCCAGAAAGATAGCTATAGAAAGAACTCAAAATTATTTAAGCCAGCTTGGATTATACGAAAAAAGAAAAGAAGGCGCAGGTAGACTTTCCGGAGGAATGAAAAGAAGGCTTATGATTGCAAGAGCCTTAGTCCATAACCCGAAAGTTTTGATCTTAGATGAACCAACTGCAGGAGTGGATATAGAGTTCAGACGTTCCCTCTGGGATTTCTTAGTCAAACTAAACGAATCTGGGATCACAATCATTCTAACCACCCATTACTTAGAAGAAGCTGAAAATCTTTGTAAGAAGATCGCAATCATCGACCAAGGAAAGATTGTAGAGAACACTTCTATGAAGGAACTCCTTGTAAAATTAGATTCCCAGACATTCGTGTTGGATCTAAAACAACCAATTTCTTCTCCAATTGATCTGAACGGATTTCATTTAAATAAGGTGGATGATCTAACACTAGAAGTGGATATCGGAAAAGACAATTCATTAAACGAATTATTCCGACTTCTAGACAAGAGTGGAATCCAAATATCAAGTATGAGAAACAAGTCGAACAGATTGGAGGAATTATTTTTGAAACTAGTGGAGAAAAAACTATGA
- the gshAB gene encoding bifunctional glutamate--cysteine ligase GshA/glutathione synthetase GshB translates to MQPLKYKLEAGQKIDPIEFILKGFEDLEISTQIVIRDALNRGLEVEVLDRPSHFIRLSGKGITRLVKEASKTELDSYMTFLVMENKTITKRILEESNILVPRGTAVSDLNSGLEFLNKNSDRKMVVKPVTTNFGIGISILPSSSSNEEKKKALEIALGFSETAIIEEFAEGNEYRFLVIGDECVAVCNRIPANVTGDGKKTIRELIEEKNSDPRRGVGHVTPLEKIRLDDTELGVLKESGKSPEFIPDAGEIVFVRKNSNISTGGDSVDVTDIADPSYKKLAVQAAKAVEAKICGVDIIVKDLESAGDYRILELNFNPVLYIHNYPYSGKNRKVGEKILDLLGYSS, encoded by the coding sequence CTGCAACCATTGAAATATAAACTGGAGGCTGGGCAAAAAATAGATCCGATCGAATTCATCTTAAAAGGATTCGAGGACCTGGAAATTTCTACTCAAATTGTGATCCGAGACGCACTCAACCGAGGATTAGAAGTAGAAGTTTTAGATCGCCCCAGCCATTTTATCCGACTTTCGGGTAAGGGGATCACTCGACTCGTAAAAGAAGCCTCCAAAACGGAATTGGATTCTTATATGACTTTTCTCGTAATGGAAAACAAAACCATTACCAAACGTATTTTAGAAGAATCGAATATATTGGTTCCAAGGGGGACTGCAGTTTCTGATCTAAATTCAGGACTGGAATTCCTGAACAAAAACTCAGATAGAAAAATGGTGGTGAAACCTGTTACTACTAATTTCGGGATTGGAATTAGTATTCTTCCATCTTCTTCTTCCAATGAAGAAAAGAAGAAGGCTTTGGAAATTGCACTTGGATTTTCAGAAACAGCAATTATTGAGGAATTCGCAGAAGGAAACGAGTATAGATTTTTAGTTATCGGCGACGAATGTGTCGCTGTATGTAATCGTATTCCTGCGAATGTAACTGGTGATGGCAAAAAAACAATCAGAGAACTGATAGAAGAAAAGAATTCAGATCCAAGAAGAGGTGTGGGTCATGTGACTCCTCTGGAAAAGATCAGATTAGATGATACTGAATTAGGTGTTCTTAAGGAATCTGGAAAATCTCCAGAATTCATTCCTGACGCTGGAGAAATAGTTTTTGTCCGTAAAAACTCAAATATCAGCACAGGCGGAGATTCTGTTGATGTAACGGATATTGCAGATCCTTCTTATAAAAAGTTAGCAGTCCAAGCTGCAAAAGCCGTAGAAGCAAAAATTTGTGGTGTAGATATTATAGTAAAAGATCTGGAGTCTGCTGGAGATTACAGGATCTTAGAGTTAAACTTCAATCCTGTATTATATATTCATAATTATCCCTATTCGGGAAAGAATAGAAAGGTAGGGGAGAAAATTTTGGATCTATTAGGTTACAGTTCCTAA
- a CDS encoding glutathione S-transferase N-terminal domain-containing protein, with protein sequence MMKLFQYDTCPYCAFVRGYFSEMGLKEGKDYELVEASRGTPGREEVLRLGGLSQVPFLVDGDIKMYESRDIVDYVKSKIQKLGTVT encoded by the coding sequence ATGATGAAACTCTTCCAATACGATACTTGTCCTTATTGCGCTTTTGTTCGTGGCTATTTTTCTGAAATGGGCCTGAAAGAAGGCAAGGACTACGAATTGGTAGAGGCCAGCAGAGGAACCCCAGGTAGAGAGGAGGTCCTACGTTTAGGAGGACTCTCTCAAGTTCCTTTTCTGGTAGATGGTGATATCAAAATGTATGAATCCAGAGATATCGTGGACTATGTAAAAAGTAAGATCCAAAAATTAGGAACTGTAACCTAA
- the grxD gene encoding Grx4 family monothiol glutaredoxin: protein MEKDLQDKIEGLIASKKIFLFMKGTPDAPMCGFSAGVTNVLRSLGADYNSFNVLSDMNVREGIKEFANWPTIPQLYIDGEFVGGHDIVVEMARSGELQKKIGA, encoded by the coding sequence ATGGAAAAAGATTTACAAGATAAGATAGAAGGATTGATCGCTTCTAAAAAAATATTTCTGTTTATGAAGGGGACTCCCGATGCTCCAATGTGCGGTTTTTCTGCAGGAGTGACCAATGTTCTCAGAAGTTTAGGTGCAGATTATAACTCATTTAATGTTCTTTCCGACATGAATGTCAGAGAAGGGATTAAGGAATTTGCTAACTGGCCAACCATTCCTCAGTTATACATCGACGGAGAATTCGTTGGTGGCCATGACATCGTTGTAGAAATGGCAAGAAGCGGAGAACTTCAAAAAAAGATCGGTGCTTAA
- a CDS encoding ABC transporter permease: MNFQEKLNAFSTIVRKETVRILRIWIQTLIPPGITISLYFLIFGKLVGSQIGDVGGHTYIQFIVPGLVMMSVILNAYNNVVSSFFGAKFGKNIEELLVSPTPAYLIVLGYSIGGVVRGVLVGFIVTLVSLFFTELRLYDAGIVIVTVALSALMFSMGGFLNALYAKKFDDVTIIPTFILTPLTYLGGVFYSIKMLPEGWQIVSRFNPILYMVNAFRYGFLGVSDIDPLEAIGLLVVGTILLYSVSVFLLSRGYGTRT, encoded by the coding sequence ATGAACTTCCAAGAAAAACTTAACGCATTCTCCACTATCGTTCGAAAAGAAACAGTTCGCATTCTAAGGATCTGGATCCAAACATTAATTCCTCCAGGTATTACGATTTCATTATACTTTCTGATTTTTGGAAAATTGGTCGGGTCTCAAATTGGGGATGTAGGTGGCCATACCTATATCCAATTTATCGTTCCTGGACTTGTGATGATGTCTGTGATACTGAACGCTTATAACAACGTAGTATCTTCTTTTTTTGGCGCAAAATTCGGAAAGAATATAGAAGAGCTATTAGTTTCCCCTACTCCTGCGTATCTAATCGTGCTTGGATATTCTATCGGAGGAGTGGTCCGAGGAGTTTTAGTAGGATTTATAGTAACACTGGTGTCTCTATTCTTCACCGAATTAAGACTTTATGATGCAGGGATCGTAATCGTTACTGTTGCACTTTCTGCACTCATGTTTTCAATGGGCGGATTTTTGAATGCACTTTATGCTAAAAAATTCGACGATGTTACAATCATTCCTACATTCATATTAACACCACTTACCTATTTGGGCGGAGTATTCTATTCTATCAAAATGCTTCCAGAGGGTTGGCAGATAGTTTCTAGGTTTAACCCTATTCTTTATATGGTAAATGCATTCCGTTATGGATTTTTAGGAGTAAGTGATATTGATCCATTAGAGGCGATCGGGCTTTTAGTGGTAGGAACCATTCTACTCTATTCTGTTTCAGTATTTTTACTCAGCCGCGGTTATGGAACGAGGACCTGA
- a CDS encoding BolA/IbaG family iron-sulfur metabolism protein: protein MTVQEIQEKIQAGLPGSEVEIEDPYNDGVHIKAIVKFSGFAGKSIVEQHRMVYATLKDELKAEVHALGLETKVS, encoded by the coding sequence ATGACTGTTCAAGAAATTCAGGAAAAAATCCAAGCAGGACTTCCAGGTTCGGAAGTGGAGATCGAAGATCCGTATAACGACGGAGTACATATCAAAGCGATTGTAAAGTTTTCCGGATTTGCAGGAAAGTCCATTGTGGAACAACATAGAATGGTCTATGCCACATTAAAGGATGAACTGAAGGCAGAAGTCCATGCTTTAGGACTGGAAACAAAAGTATCATAA